In Lysinibacillus sp. FSL M8-0337, the following proteins share a genomic window:
- a CDS encoding LuxR C-terminal-related transcriptional regulator, with translation MSSSLSSAKLNVPYSTTETIERPRLYDFFRENEQKRVTILRAPAGYGKTTLLSQWLNHSQHPIAWVAIDQADNDPSRYWTFVFQAVAKACETDVDQVLASLLQGQDVSTFDFLIESFIHELNMVEKCLHLVMDDYHLIENETIHRTMIKLIEQLPSHVHIYLTTRTALALPIAIWRVKQWVLECNTEHLRFTNQETKQFFSLKNSISLNEQQLQTIQNKTEGWIAGLLLTSLTNFNEVQPFISNFLWQGIIHKLPKTIQNFLLRTSFLHELEPAICDQLIEGTNSAELLAYLEENGLFTVCLQSSKLVFRYHHLFAEALQEELMKQYTAQEIKSLVEKTVQLIYAKGDYTSAIELALKHQLYEQAQQWISHHLVQLFLSGQTATFMRWLQQLRDNQQTVPYEMLIVGYERAISILEMTTATSIMEELEQRQLTEQWMEQKENIAIANIYERTKAYALVASGGKLQTVKELLERQLTTQQAPCRWDKVRMPYNNFEYKLSRTNLASKGKLPAMDEVPKITQLFRDTNFKTLYVTAYISGIAAEVYYERNLLEDAQKELDIAIQLTQQQPDPNLFVPMYLLKANIYTHQQQTNTARAMLTQLLEDVVEKHWRNTIQIMIAFCYIVEGDGERAESILQATKTKQPFWMLVYARLLLVKKQPNDALSIVVQVKTKAQQDEQVGTIIEATVLEAVCQLRLDNHDIALDTLHEALQLAAKFYYVRTLLDEKEILPLLNQYFQLESLPSKWNPVPKSYFDYLQKNCTVSKEPNDLLTPREQELFDLLTKGLSNQEIAKQLHLSNGTVRVYLSTIYSKLGVNSRAKVIALKNQR, from the coding sequence ATGTCAAGTTCTCTATCATCCGCTAAATTAAATGTGCCTTATAGTACGACCGAAACAATAGAAAGACCTAGATTATATGATTTCTTTCGTGAAAATGAACAAAAAAGGGTTACTATCCTTCGCGCGCCAGCAGGCTACGGCAAAACAACACTGTTAAGTCAATGGCTTAACCATTCACAACACCCCATTGCTTGGGTCGCAATAGACCAAGCAGATAATGATCCTAGTAGATATTGGACTTTTGTCTTTCAGGCAGTCGCGAAAGCCTGTGAAACAGATGTCGATCAAGTGCTCGCATCACTATTACAAGGGCAAGATGTTTCCACTTTCGATTTTCTGATAGAGTCGTTTATCCACGAACTAAATATGGTTGAAAAATGCTTGCATCTTGTTATGGACGATTACCATTTAATAGAAAACGAAACAATCCACCGTACGATGATTAAACTAATCGAACAACTCCCCTCGCATGTTCATATATATTTGACTACTCGAACAGCTCTTGCATTACCGATTGCGATATGGCGAGTAAAACAATGGGTCCTTGAATGCAATACCGAACATTTACGCTTTACTAACCAAGAAACAAAGCAGTTTTTTTCGTTAAAAAATTCAATCTCATTAAACGAACAACAATTACAAACAATACAAAATAAAACAGAAGGATGGATCGCAGGATTACTATTAACGAGTCTAACTAATTTTAATGAAGTACAACCATTTATTTCTAATTTTTTGTGGCAAGGCATTATTCATAAACTCCCAAAAACAATACAAAATTTTCTGTTGAGAACCTCTTTTTTACATGAATTAGAGCCTGCTATATGTGACCAATTAATAGAAGGGACGAATAGTGCAGAACTATTAGCTTATTTAGAAGAAAATGGTCTGTTCACAGTTTGTCTTCAATCATCAAAACTTGTGTTCCGCTATCACCATTTATTTGCTGAAGCATTACAAGAAGAACTGATGAAACAATATACCGCACAAGAAATAAAGTCCCTTGTCGAAAAAACGGTTCAATTAATTTATGCAAAAGGTGATTACACTTCAGCGATTGAATTAGCATTAAAACATCAATTGTATGAGCAAGCCCAACAATGGATTTCTCATCATCTTGTTCAACTTTTTTTATCAGGTCAAACAGCAACTTTTATGCGCTGGTTACAACAGCTAAGAGACAATCAACAAACAGTTCCCTATGAAATGCTTATTGTGGGCTATGAACGGGCAATTTCAATATTAGAGATGACAACCGCTACCTCTATAATGGAAGAGCTTGAACAGCGTCAACTCACTGAACAATGGATGGAACAAAAAGAAAATATAGCTATCGCGAATATTTACGAACGAACCAAAGCATATGCCTTAGTTGCCTCGGGTGGAAAATTACAAACGGTGAAAGAATTATTAGAAAGGCAGCTTACTACACAACAAGCTCCGTGTCGTTGGGATAAAGTACGAATGCCCTACAACAATTTTGAATATAAACTTTCGCGCACAAATTTAGCTTCAAAAGGCAAATTACCTGCAATGGATGAAGTTCCAAAAATTACACAGCTATTTCGGGATACAAATTTTAAAACATTATATGTGACCGCCTATATATCTGGTATTGCTGCTGAGGTGTACTATGAGAGAAATTTACTAGAAGATGCGCAAAAGGAGCTTGATATTGCAATCCAATTAACTCAACAACAGCCAGATCCTAATTTATTTGTTCCTATGTATTTGCTAAAGGCTAACATTTACACGCATCAACAGCAAACCAATACTGCGCGCGCTATGCTGACACAACTGTTAGAAGATGTTGTTGAAAAACATTGGCGAAATACTATCCAAATTATGATTGCTTTTTGTTACATTGTGGAGGGTGATGGCGAGCGTGCAGAGTCTATCCTACAGGCTACAAAAACGAAACAGCCGTTTTGGATGCTAGTGTATGCTAGGTTATTATTAGTAAAGAAACAACCAAATGATGCATTATCTATCGTCGTACAAGTTAAAACAAAAGCACAACAAGACGAGCAAGTTGGGACAATTATTGAAGCAACCGTTCTTGAAGCGGTTTGTCAACTTCGTTTAGACAACCATGATATTGCTTTAGATACTTTACACGAGGCGCTACAATTGGCAGCAAAGTTTTACTACGTCCGTACTCTATTAGACGAAAAAGAAATACTGCCCCTTCTCAACCAGTATTTCCAATTAGAGTCCCTACCATCTAAATGGAATCCTGTCCCTAAAAGTTATTTTGACTATTTACAAAAAAATTGTACAGTGAGTAAGGAACCGAATGATTTACTTACCCCGCGCGAACAAGAACTCTTCGATTTATTAACAAAAGGGCTGAGCAATCAAGAAATAGCCAAACAGCTGCATCTATCTAATGGTACAGTTCGCGTTTATTTATCTACTATTTATAGTAAGCTCGGTGTTAATTCAAGAGCGAAAGTAATTGCACTTAAAAACCAACGATAG
- a CDS encoding MarR family transcriptional regulator produces MNPIFHALFQKSRYLTNCLNEVLKQHQLYSSQWTILYCLHKHGSMTLTQIWKYLNVEAPSITRAIARLEDLGWVERVEGEDKREKIVTLSAMAEERLPIITKTILAFEAEMVGSLTEEEQLQFINLLQKMKG; encoded by the coding sequence ATGAATCCGATTTTCCATGCATTATTTCAAAAAAGTCGTTATTTAACGAATTGTTTAAATGAGGTTTTAAAACAACATCAGTTGTATAGTTCGCAATGGACCATTTTATATTGTTTACATAAGCACGGTTCAATGACTTTGACACAAATTTGGAAGTATTTAAATGTCGAAGCGCCAAGTATAACAAGAGCTATAGCACGGCTTGAAGATTTAGGCTGGGTGGAAAGAGTTGAAGGAGAAGATAAGCGCGAAAAAATTGTGACGTTGTCAGCCATGGCGGAAGAACGTTTACCGATCATTACAAAAACGATATTAGCATTTGAAGCCGAAATGGTTGGTTCCCTGACTGAAGAAGAACAGTTACAATTTATAAATCTATTGCAAAAAATGAAAGGTTGA
- a CDS encoding SDR family oxidoreductase has product MGRLDNKIAIITGGASGMGASMAELFTKEGAIVIAADINEENLAKISELENVEGMKLDVSSDENWAAFTKAVIDKYGRIDILINNAGISSQKSPQDITDQDWAIMHKINSFGPFLGIKHVSKYMKEAGKGSIVNTSSYTAIIGSGLNSYTASKGSLRAIARAAAAELGKSNIRVNTVFPGVIETPMTANIGQFKEAMDMLVRATPMGRLGQPEEVANAILFLASDEASYITGGELVIDGGYSAQ; this is encoded by the coding sequence ATGGGTCGTTTAGACAACAAAATTGCAATTATTACAGGTGGCGCATCAGGTATGGGTGCTTCAATGGCAGAATTATTCACTAAAGAGGGCGCAATCGTCATCGCTGCGGATATTAACGAAGAAAATTTAGCTAAAATTTCTGAATTAGAAAATGTAGAAGGTATGAAATTAGATGTTTCATCTGATGAAAACTGGGCTGCATTTACAAAAGCAGTTATTGATAAATACGGTCGAATTGATATTTTAATCAACAATGCTGGTATTTCTTCACAAAAATCTCCACAAGATATTACAGACCAAGATTGGGCCATTATGCACAAAATTAACTCATTCGGTCCGTTTTTAGGAATTAAACACGTTTCTAAATACATGAAAGAGGCAGGTAAAGGCTCCATCGTTAATACATCTTCATACACAGCAATCATCGGTTCGGGCTTAAACTCATATACAGCATCAAAAGGTTCTTTACGCGCCATCGCACGTGCTGCGGCTGCTGAATTAGGAAAATCTAACATTCGCGTAAACACAGTATTCCCTGGTGTAATTGAAACACCAATGACTGCGAACATCGGTCAATTTAAAGAAGCAATGGATATGTTAGTTCGTGCTACTCCAATGGGTCGTCTTGGCCAACCAGAAGAAGTTGCCAATGCTATTTTATTCTTAGCATCTGATGAAGCTTCTTATATTACAGGTGGCGAACTAGTAATTGATGGCGGATATTCTGCACAATAA
- a CDS encoding DUF3889 domain-containing protein, producing the protein MRKILAALGIMMTVLALPQQMPDAHAQQQTPAYAKWGKLAIEKTQSSYPNSKIIDYLHEGSEIKEEATIEKFKLWLQEGDKEFGVYVTIKYTTKTQQVVDIELQETSK; encoded by the coding sequence ATGCGAAAAATACTTGCGGCACTCGGAATTATGATGACAGTTTTGGCGCTTCCACAACAAATGCCAGATGCCCATGCCCAACAACAAACACCTGCTTATGCAAAATGGGGAAAGCTTGCGATTGAAAAAACACAGTCATCCTATCCTAATTCAAAAATTATTGACTATTTGCATGAAGGCAGTGAAATAAAAGAAGAGGCAACGATTGAAAAATTTAAACTGTGGTTACAAGAGGGTGACAAAGAATTTGGTGTTTATGTAACAATAAAATATACGACCAAAACACAACAAGTAGTTGATATCGAGCTTCAGGAAACGTCGAAATAG
- a CDS encoding metal-dependent hydrolase, whose product MQGNTHIVGGITASLAFAQISNDNPFVLVGAGVLGALLPDICHGGSKIGRTFPLISKMVNKLFGHRSFTHSLLFVFLVALLLQTIIPYPSIVAGLLIGMSSHIILDMGTKQGVKLFFPFNMSVRFPLTTRTGGKVEKIVFTLLSVLSLYLSYELISRFISEI is encoded by the coding sequence ATGCAAGGGAATACACATATTGTTGGAGGCATCACAGCTAGCCTTGCTTTTGCACAAATTTCGAATGATAATCCATTTGTATTAGTAGGAGCGGGTGTACTCGGTGCATTACTTCCAGATATTTGCCACGGAGGAAGTAAAATTGGGAGAACCTTTCCTCTTATTTCAAAAATGGTAAACAAGCTATTTGGACATCGCTCTTTTACACATAGTTTATTGTTTGTGTTTTTGGTAGCGCTATTGTTACAGACAATTATTCCATATCCGTCGATTGTTGCGGGACTTTTAATAGGGATGTCGAGTCACATTATATTGGATATGGGAACGAAACAGGGAGTGAAGCTTTTCTTTCCATTCAACATGTCGGTTCGTTTTCCACTAACAACAAGAACAGGTGGAAAAGTAGAAAAGATTGTATTTACATTATTATCTGTACTTTCGCTATACTTGAGCTATGAGCTAATTAGTCGATTCATTAGCGAAATATAA
- a CDS encoding DJ-1/PfpI family protein has product MGKNILIIAGDAVEALEIYYPYYRCLEAGYHVTIAAPSVKKMQTVCHDFVDGVDTYIERPAYGIEANAAFADIDPAKFDGLIIPGGRAPEYIRLNEHVPALVSHFFEANKPIAAVCHAAQIFATIPEVLKGRELTAYIACKPEVQVAGGTYIDANLHSDGNLVSGHAWPDLPGLMREFIKKIEA; this is encoded by the coding sequence ATGGGGAAAAACATACTAATTATCGCAGGTGATGCGGTAGAAGCTTTAGAGATTTACTATCCATATTACCGCTGTTTAGAGGCAGGCTATCATGTTACAATTGCCGCTCCGTCGGTAAAAAAGATGCAAACGGTTTGTCATGATTTTGTAGATGGTGTCGATACGTATATAGAGCGTCCAGCATATGGCATAGAAGCAAATGCAGCCTTTGCGGATATCGATCCAGCAAAATTCGATGGTTTAATTATTCCTGGTGGCCGTGCCCCTGAATACATCCGCTTAAATGAGCATGTACCGGCGCTTGTAAGCCATTTCTTTGAAGCAAACAAACCAATCGCAGCGGTTTGCCATGCAGCACAAATTTTCGCGACAATACCAGAAGTCCTAAAAGGTCGCGAACTAACAGCTTATATCGCCTGCAAACCGGAAGTCCAAGTCGCAGGCGGTACGTATATCGACGCAAATCTGCACTCCGATGGGAACCTTGTCAGTGGTCATGCATGGCCAGATTTACCTGGATTAATGCGTGAGTTTATCAAAAAAATAGAAGCATAA
- a CDS encoding MFS transporter — translation MQQEENTQIWTKRFISLFLTNIAVFFVFYGLVTTLPLYAIGELHQTDKEAGLLLSGFLLSAIIVRPFSGKLLDVFGKKKLLVIAIAGYFFCTILYLFIHPFGLLLTLRFVQGIFFSIITTAAGSLAADIVPASRKGAGLGYFTMSTNLAVVIGPFIGLLLIQYSSFNVLFIVMSICILVGGILAVTVDTEDLSKPEHTGKLTFKFDDLFERKALPVAAIASMVAFSYASVLSFLSVYAQQKDLMAVASLFYAVFAAAMLITRPYTGKLYDTKGPQFVIIPGIISFAIGLILLANVSGAALFLISAVFIGFGYGAVTTSLQALAVQSTAHTRSGYATATYFTMFDLGIALGSYILGMVAVQVGYASVYLTGAAVLGVVFIIYLLRLAKLKAKKVAHT, via the coding sequence ATGCAACAAGAGGAAAACACACAAATATGGACGAAACGGTTCATTAGTTTATTTTTAACAAATATAGCAGTATTTTTTGTTTTTTATGGTCTAGTTACAACTTTACCTTTATATGCGATTGGTGAACTGCACCAAACTGATAAAGAAGCGGGATTATTACTATCGGGGTTCTTGTTATCTGCCATTATAGTACGCCCGTTTTCTGGTAAGTTATTAGACGTGTTCGGTAAGAAAAAGCTATTAGTGATCGCAATTGCAGGCTATTTTTTTTGTACGATTTTATATTTATTTATTCACCCATTTGGTCTTTTATTAACTTTGCGATTTGTGCAAGGGATTTTCTTTAGCATTATTACGACAGCAGCCGGTTCTTTAGCGGCTGATATTGTGCCAGCAAGCCGTAAAGGAGCAGGGCTAGGCTATTTTACAATGTCCACAAATTTAGCCGTAGTCATTGGTCCTTTTATCGGTTTACTACTAATTCAATATAGTAGTTTTAATGTTTTGTTTATCGTTATGAGTATCTGTATTTTAGTAGGGGGTATACTAGCTGTAACAGTTGATACAGAGGATTTATCGAAGCCTGAACATACGGGGAAATTGACATTTAAGTTTGATGATTTATTTGAACGGAAAGCATTGCCAGTAGCTGCCATTGCAAGTATGGTCGCGTTTTCTTATGCAAGTGTTTTATCATTTTTGTCAGTATACGCACAGCAAAAAGATTTAATGGCTGTGGCAAGTCTTTTTTATGCTGTGTTTGCAGCCGCTATGTTAATTACACGACCTTATACTGGCAAGCTTTATGATACGAAAGGACCGCAGTTTGTTATTATCCCCGGTATTATTTCTTTCGCAATTGGACTAATCCTCCTTGCTAATGTTTCAGGAGCAGCACTCTTTTTAATTTCGGCCGTTTTTATTGGCTTTGGTTACGGTGCTGTAACGACAAGCTTGCAAGCACTAGCAGTTCAATCAACCGCCCATACTCGTAGTGGCTATGCAACAGCAACATATTTTACAATGTTCGATCTTGGTATTGCCCTTGGATCCTATATTTTAGGTATGGTCGCGGTGCAAGTAGGGTACGCTTCTGTCTATTTGACAGGTGCAGCTGTACTTGGTGTTGTCTTTATTATCTATTTGCTTCGCTTAGCAAAATTAAAAGCCAAGAAAGTAGCACACACATAA
- a CDS encoding ferric reductase-like transmembrane domain-containing protein encodes MKSYKGMLFILITMCGSGLLWYFATPIESIHVLNKLSHIVGGLALTGFFLVFLLATRVKILEKWFHGLEYVYMYHKYLAILSLGLVILHSQLQDLVPHGDNAIETPLSEFAKELGELAQNGFIGLIVIALFAKFLKYEHWRYIHRLLLIPYALGLYHAYFSSRYDLFQPTPLGIFTAITAIVGTMSALYMLTMYQDMRFKHTGKVSGIRKLGDSAVELEITLDRKLSYQNGQYIFLKIFQTGLEKAPHPFSISGGDGQKIYVTIKALGDFTKKVNALIQLDSKVAVEGPYGHLDFDKGYQQQIWIAGGVGITPFLSYLQSNPTNRDIELFYTYRGHNDAIHKDFLQKYAENNKHFKVNFIDTTTMDRLTFDDVSVPAHTSIFMCGPEKMVKRFIKQFKSSANDIDINFEAFKFK; translated from the coding sequence ATGAAATCGTATAAAGGGATGCTATTTATTTTAATAACAATGTGTGGCAGCGGCTTACTCTGGTATTTTGCCACTCCGATTGAATCGATACATGTGTTAAATAAGCTTAGTCACATCGTTGGAGGATTGGCACTTACTGGATTTTTTCTAGTATTTTTATTAGCAACAAGAGTGAAAATCCTTGAAAAATGGTTTCACGGATTAGAATATGTTTATATGTACCACAAATATTTGGCGATTTTGTCATTAGGGTTAGTCATTCTACACAGTCAATTACAGGATTTGGTTCCACATGGAGATAACGCGATTGAAACGCCGCTGAGTGAATTTGCAAAAGAACTTGGAGAGCTTGCGCAAAATGGCTTTATCGGACTTATAGTGATAGCATTATTTGCTAAATTTCTAAAATATGAGCATTGGCGCTATATTCACCGCCTATTGTTAATTCCTTATGCATTAGGTCTTTACCATGCATACTTCTCAAGTAGATATGATTTGTTTCAACCGACACCTTTAGGGATATTTACAGCAATTACTGCTATTGTCGGGACTATGTCCGCTCTGTACATGCTGACAATGTATCAAGACATGCGGTTTAAACATACGGGTAAAGTTTCGGGCATTCGAAAATTAGGTGACAGTGCTGTTGAATTAGAAATAACTTTAGATCGCAAACTGAGTTATCAAAATGGCCAATATATCTTTTTAAAAATTTTCCAAACGGGGCTAGAAAAAGCGCCACATCCCTTCTCTATTTCAGGTGGAGATGGGCAAAAAATATATGTAACGATTAAGGCACTTGGAGATTTTACTAAAAAGGTCAACGCACTGATACAATTAGATTCAAAAGTAGCTGTTGAAGGCCCCTATGGTCATCTAGACTTTGACAAAGGTTATCAGCAACAAATTTGGATAGCTGGCGGTGTAGGTATAACACCTTTTTTATCGTATTTACAATCTAATCCTACCAATCGAGATATTGAGTTATTTTACACTTACCGTGGACACAACGATGCGATCCACAAAGATTTTTTACAAAAGTATGCAGAAAACAATAAACATTTCAAAGTGAATTTTATTGATACGACTACTATGGACAGGCTTACATTTGATGATGTTTCAGTGCCAGCCCATACGAGTATCTTTATGTGTGGGCCTGAAAAAATGGTAAAACGTTTTATAAAACAGTTTAAATCTAGCGCTAACGATATCGATATCAACTTTGAAGCTTTTAAATTTAAATAA
- a CDS encoding MFS transporter, which produces MKLGRNFLLLLVGQSLANIGDVLYIVSVIHTIYLLTGSAIAASFVPFTIATSMFVSSILTPLLFEKVNLKWLMAGSQIGKTCLLFGLGLLLLGISATNYYLLFIVISMIAFLDGCANPIRQTLVPYYVRDEQLLKANGIDEGVTQFIQSIMWFVGSLFLLVLSSQQLIWVVGCLFAIASLVLSLLENIDQQSLEQQGKIDQVVKGWKTLWNTPLLRQIVWIDILETIAGTVWIAAIILVFVHDALHVDKRWWGFINGTYFVGLIVGSIYCVKYSASIEKKIAQVMVMGALFTCIATILFSVNSMPMIALFLTFCVGLFGQIKSIPQHTVIQTSVSRNELSAVYTALSAILTGGFGIASLVMGIIADVFGIRIVFMISGLLLAIVSILISKNRQLFVIKINQ; this is translated from the coding sequence ATGAAATTGGGTAGGAATTTTTTGTTATTACTTGTAGGGCAGTCACTTGCCAATATAGGTGACGTTTTATATATCGTAAGTGTTATTCATACCATTTATCTTTTAACAGGATCAGCTATTGCCGCATCCTTTGTGCCATTTACGATTGCAACATCGATGTTTGTATCCAGTATATTGACGCCGCTTCTGTTCGAGAAGGTGAATTTAAAGTGGTTAATGGCGGGGTCGCAAATCGGAAAAACGTGTTTATTATTTGGCTTAGGGCTACTGTTATTAGGGATCTCCGCAACGAATTATTACTTGTTGTTTATTGTCATCAGTATGATTGCATTTCTTGATGGCTGTGCCAATCCTATAAGACAGACATTGGTTCCTTATTATGTGAGGGATGAACAATTATTGAAAGCAAATGGCATAGATGAAGGAGTCACGCAATTTATTCAATCCATTATGTGGTTTGTCGGTAGCCTATTTTTGCTTGTTCTCAGCTCTCAGCAACTTATTTGGGTTGTGGGATGTTTGTTCGCCATAGCGAGTTTGGTATTATCTTTATTAGAAAATATAGACCAACAATCACTCGAACAACAAGGGAAAATAGATCAGGTTGTTAAGGGCTGGAAAACATTGTGGAATACCCCTTTGTTACGTCAAATCGTATGGATTGATATTCTTGAAACCATTGCGGGTACGGTATGGATTGCAGCCATTATATTGGTATTTGTCCATGATGCTTTGCATGTTGACAAGCGATGGTGGGGCTTTATCAATGGCACATATTTTGTGGGATTAATAGTGGGCAGCATTTATTGTGTGAAATATAGCGCATCCATTGAAAAGAAGATAGCGCAAGTGATGGTGATGGGGGCATTATTTACGTGTATTGCCACCATTTTGTTCAGTGTCAACAGCATGCCGATGATTGCATTATTTTTAACTTTTTGTGTAGGGCTTTTTGGGCAAATAAAGAGCATCCCGCAGCATACCGTTATTCAAACAAGTGTTTCAAGAAATGAATTATCTGCTGTTTATACGGCTTTAAGCGCTATCTTAACGGGGGGATTTGGCATAGCCTCTTTAGTAATGGGCATAATAGCGGATGTATTCGGCATAAGAATAGTATTTATGATTTCGGGTCTGTTACTAGCAATAGTAAGTATCTTAATCAGTAAAAATAGACAGTTATTTGTAATCAAAATAAATCAATAA
- the coaW gene encoding type II pantothenate kinase, protein MPKAIGIDAGGTLTKVAYLDEHNELILTTFPSNDLQSVMEWIRNNPDIEDIGVTGGRTEQLLDVIKTMKSIHYIVEFEATLKGVRFLLNKEGYFFERSMITNIGTGTSIHYMEGNTHIRVGGTGVGGGTLIGLSALTTGITDYNEIREMATKGNREGVDLLVKDIYQGMDTPIDGHLTASNFGKVSITEELKQPAEDIIATVQGLVGEVITTLSIQYAEEKNAQHIVYIGSTLSYNEHLAQVIANYTRTKKHTPVFINDHGFSGAVGALLNITEYTIV, encoded by the coding sequence ATGCCAAAGGCTATAGGTATTGATGCAGGTGGCACATTGACAAAAGTTGCTTATTTAGACGAGCACAATGAGCTTATTTTAACAACTTTTCCGTCCAATGATTTGCAGTCTGTAATGGAGTGGATTCGAAATAATCCAGATATTGAGGATATTGGTGTTACGGGGGGACGTACAGAACAATTACTTGATGTCATCAAAACAATGAAATCGATTCATTATATAGTAGAGTTTGAAGCTACATTGAAGGGAGTTCGTTTTTTACTAAATAAAGAAGGATACTTTTTCGAGCGTAGTATGATTACCAATATCGGTACGGGAACGTCAATCCATTATATGGAGGGGAACACCCATATACGTGTAGGAGGGACAGGCGTTGGCGGCGGAACCTTGATTGGATTGTCAGCGCTTACAACAGGAATTACAGATTACAATGAAATCCGAGAGATGGCTACAAAGGGTAATCGCGAAGGGGTAGACTTGCTTGTCAAAGATATTTATCAAGGTATGGATACACCTATTGACGGGCATTTAACGGCAAGTAATTTTGGTAAAGTCAGTATTACCGAAGAATTGAAACAACCAGCAGAGGATATTATTGCCACTGTTCAAGGTCTCGTTGGTGAGGTTATTACGACGCTTAGTATACAATATGCCGAGGAAAAAAATGCCCAACATATTGTATATATTGGTTCTACCCTAAGTTATAATGAACATCTTGCACAAGTCATTGCTAATTATACACGCACGAAAAAGCATACACCTGTTTTTATCAATGACCACGGTTTTTCTGGTGCAGTCGGTGCCTTACTTAACATAACTGAATATACAATTGTCTAA
- a CDS encoding squalene/phytoene synthase family protein, which translates to MKDQKTLYKEAMHVLKETSRTFYIPITFLKNDLKMSVAAAYLAMRAIDEIEDHEKLSNDVKFDLLSAISELLKNEFDAVAYQTLVAPYADQLPEVSLRLADWLTFCPDGSRKIVQASTSEMAYGMGKWAKANWQVHTREDLDEYTYYVAGLVGTMLSELWAWGADIQTDRDLAIGYGRGLQAVNILRNQHEDLDERGVSFVPDGWTREDLFAYAEENLAKADLYMEAINKRTILLFCRLPLALAHKTLKAMQEGREKMTRAEVEQTVEEVQGE; encoded by the coding sequence GTGAAAGATCAAAAAACACTTTATAAAGAAGCGATGCATGTTTTAAAAGAAACGAGTCGCACATTTTATATACCTATTACTTTTTTAAAAAATGATTTAAAAATGTCTGTTGCCGCTGCTTATTTAGCGATGCGTGCCATTGACGAAATTGAAGACCATGAAAAGCTATCGAATGATGTGAAGTTTGATTTACTTTCAGCAATAAGTGAATTATTAAAAAATGAATTCGATGCTGTAGCATATCAAACCTTAGTAGCTCCATATGCTGATCAACTGCCTGAAGTTTCCCTTCGCCTAGCAGATTGGCTAACATTTTGTCCAGATGGCTCTCGAAAAATTGTCCAAGCTTCTACAAGTGAAATGGCTTATGGTATGGGAAAATGGGCAAAAGCCAACTGGCAAGTGCATACACGTGAAGATTTGGACGAGTATACATACTACGTGGCAGGACTCGTTGGAACGATGCTGTCAGAGTTATGGGCGTGGGGTGCTGACATTCAAACAGATCGTGATTTAGCGATTGGCTATGGTCGCGGACTACAAGCCGTCAATATTTTACGTAACCAGCATGAAGATTTAGATGAGCGTGGTGTCAGCTTCGTGCCGGACGGTTGGACACGAGAAGATTTATTTGCTTATGCAGAGGAGAATTTAGCCAAAGCAGATCTTTATATGGAGGCTATTAATAAGCGTACCATTTTGTTGTTCTGCCGACTTCCACTTGCGCTAGCGCACAAAACATTGAAAGCGATGCAAGAAGGTCGTGAAAAAATGACACGCGCAGAAGTGGAGCAAACAGTAGAAGAAGTGCAAGGAGAATAG